gctgtaaatgtaaaaaatgtacttgaggTACTATACCTAGGTACTATACTATCAAGGGGATGGTAAGCAGTATATAGAGTACAACTTCTTGATTACTGCAGCAATAAAGAAACATTAGCTCATCTGGGTGAGCTAATGAAGGTTTATTTTAACTTGGATTCTAGCTCCCAAACACAAAATCATAAAAGAACCACAAAAAGTAGTAGAGAACCCTTTCCAGTTCCTTATGGCTCAGAGTGCTGCTCTTTGTTCTGAACAAGCCCTCCTTATGCATTCTTTCCTTCTatcctccctctctgtctcctcTCCAAGCCTCCTCCCCCGGTTCGTCCATCTGGCATCTTAACTCTTGAACCTGCCCAGTCAagactggataaaaaaaaaaacttgttgcatATTTGATGCATTCTGCAGTTTACTCTCTCTTTAGCAACAAAGTCATGCAATAGAGCCACATTACAGTATTGAAGGAACGCTGACAGGTCAGACAAATACCGTATTTCCAACAGGTTGGCAATTCAACCCCAaaatggtgtgttggtgtggtgtGTTGCAGTCGACCCGACTTCCAGCCCATCTGTCTTGTTCAGGGTGTGTGTTGTTACACACAGTTGTCTAACCATCTGACCCCCATGGGTGACTATCTTTAGGCTGTTTCTATTTCCAGCCCACCAGCGCAGGAGTGTGACGCTCTTTTTTACCGCCGACCATGGAGGAGCGGCGAGATGTGCGGAAAGAGCCGTGAAGGGACGTTTTAAGGTTCTCTCTCGAATGGAGAAGCACTCAGGAAGCCCGGGGCTCGAGGACTCCGGTGTGGGCGACAGCGGACAGGCAGCGGGCCTGTTGAAGGTTCGCGTGGAGGACAGCACCTTCGTGGTGGAACGGTCGCTGCTGGCCCGCAGCTGCGAGTACTTCCGGGCGCTCTTCCGCTCTGGCATGCGCGAGAGCCAGCAGGACGAGCTGCACCTCCGCGGGGGTCTGAGACCGAGGGGCTTCCTCGTGGCGCTGGCGGCAGCTCAAGGAGAACGGCCCGTCATCCTAGACCcagaggagctgctggaggcGGCGGAATGCGCCGCGTTTCTACAGGTGGAGGCGCTGGCGAGTCACCTGGCCGACATCCTGGACACCGACAACTGCCTGCTGCTGTACCACGCGGCGGCCATTTTCGGGTTGTGGGGACTTTACCACAGCGCTGCAGCGTTCCTCCGCGATTCCTATCGGGATCTACGGGATGTAGCAGAGCAGACCCTGCCCGAGGACATGCTCCAGTACGTCCAGTCCCTCTCGTCCGCCTCCTTCGTGGCCCTGGGCACCCACACGCCCTCCATGAAGATCCTGCAGGACTCCTTCCGCAACGTGTGCTACCTGGACGAGGAGGAAAAGGCCTGGAGGCACCTGACCGACCTGCCCATCGACGCCAGCACCTCAATGGCCGGGGTGGCAGTGATGGACAACCGGCTGTACGTAATCGGTGGCGTCCGGGGGGTCAGCAAGGTTGCGGTTGACCGCAGCTTCTGTTTCGACCCCGTGCTCGGTGAGTGGAGCGAGTTTGACGGTCCGCAGCAGCCGCGCTACAACTACACGCTGGTGGGCCACGAGGGGAGACTGTATGCAGTCGGGGGGGAGTACGAAAAGCAGGTGATGTCGTCTGTTGAGGCTTTCGACGTCTCAAAGGCGGAGTGGGCGTTCGTGAAACACACTCCGCGGCCGGTGGCGTCACCAGCTAGCGCTGTGTGCCGTCGCCGCATGTTCTTGTGCTTCTGGAAGCCTCCGGAAACTACAGACATCTATGAATACGAGGCGGACAACGACGACTGGACGCTGGCTACAAAGCTGGTGCGCTCACAGAGCTATGGCCACTGCATGGTGGCACACAGGGACAATCTGTACGTTATGCGTAATGGACCGTGTGACGACTTCCTCCGCTGCCTGATGGACTGCTACAACATCACCACGCGGCAGTGGACCGCACTGCCTGGCCACTATATCAACAGCAAGGGGGCGCTGTTCACTGCCGTGGTGAGGGGGGACTCGGCGTTCACAGTGAACCGCGCTGTCACGCTGGAGTTCCAGATCTGCAGGGAGCGGTGGAAACCTCGGAAGGAGATGACCGGTTTCCCCAAGAGTGGCTCGCTGTGGACATGTCTGCTCAGGCTGCCCGGTCGACTGAAAAACGAGGATAGGAACGGCCAGGAGAATGACCAGGAGGCAGCAGGAGAAGGCGTGGTCAATGATCAGCCATCTTAGCTCTAGCtcatcacacaaaacaaaatcaagGCACAATGATGGAAATGCATGAATGTCAGCCTAGAATTCAACAGCCCTCATATTCCTGGTGCAGGGGTCTCTCCCAGAGTAAAAGTTCCTGAGTATGAATGGTGGGAGGAACATGACCAGTGACTTCAGCTTTGAGAAACAGTGCTCCATCATTGCCAGAAAGCTGCAACTAATAATGGACTTTATCCATGGacttttaaaaatctgaatattgtgcaaaaggtcatttgttttcagTAGTTTAATTCTAATTCTATTCTATATTCATTAAATGTAAAGCAACATTGGTTTCATGATTTTGACTGCTCAAGAAAAATACAGCATCTCAAATTATATTCAAAATTAAATCCAACTTCTGAAAATGATCTTTATGAACatatgaacaaatgaacaatgaaTTCTCAATTGAGGgttttgaaaaaacaaatgacttttactttttttttatagattaacTAGTATGTGGACATTACCATATGTGTATTTGTCCTGTGGGTTTAGGATGCTGTCACCCCTAAAAAGTCCAGGcccagaataataaaaatactatTCACACTGTTACTCTGGAAGAGACCCCTGAAGCAGGAAAGAGGTGCTGATCCATGGAATAAAGAGGACTATGGATATTTTGGGGATGACAGCATTTGAAATTTGAGGGAAAACCCACTGCAATGTTTTACTTTAATGATTAGACCACAACCAAATCACAAAACCAGGAGTCATCAGCCAATAGCATTCTGTGCAACACATATATTTCCACCTACAACAGGGATATTtacacatggggcagtggtggcctagcaggtaatcagaaggttgccaggtcgaatcctgagccaccaaggtgccactgagcagaggacacgtttcgttgtgtcaccgtgtgccgcagtgtttcccaatgacaagcacttcactttcacagagacggttaaaatattgtatttttcatCTTTTGCGCCCTGTATTATGActtcataccaaacaacacagagTAAATATGTGACTGCGCACACTCATGGCAGCACTTTTGTGGCCAAAACAACAAACCACAGCAAACTGCAGTGGCCCCCACCATGCATTCTAACCCCCCACGCGCACACTTCCTCCACATAAGtccctctctcttttcatcGCCTCAGCCGCAGGATAAATACCTCCACCTCAGAGAGTGATTACAGTGAATATTAAAGACAGGATTTACTGGCcggcggcgggacgcagggagttTTCTGTGATTTGCAACACCCATAAAAGAGGAGCATGAGAAGCAGAGCccacaaccccccacccccccagagAATAAGACATACGAGTCACACTAGATAATGGCAGATGCTGAGCGCGTCCGATTACAACATTGCGCATGCGGTAAATCAACACAACTTCTGTTACGTCTGCAGCTGTGAGCTCAAACTGTCAGAGGTAAAAATGAGTGCTTGGCTCTTACAGGGCCATGACACCATGATGAATGACAATCAGGATGACAGtgaggacaggaaaaaaaaaaaaaaaaggtctgagTCGAGACGCAGCCAGAAGTGCCACACAAAATGGAAAGTTACAGTCATATGACACCTCAGCGTCTCTGGAGTGTCCAAAACGAACAGATTCTGAGAAAGAGAGCAGAGCGCCAATGACATTTCATGGCCCTGATGGTGCACGGTGACTAGATCAGTGAGCACTCACCGATCTGGGTGGGGGCAGCTCAGGAAGGGTCTTCTGTGGGCCGGATACAAGGTCTGATTCAAGTCTGAGATCTAAAAGGGGAGACAGACAAAGagattttagtcattttgaaaCAACCGCTGCGCATCTCATGACCCTGGGATCTAAAAGAGAAAGCCACACATTCTAAACTCAGCCAACAAGTGAACGCTGTTCGAGCTTCTAACCATGTCTGACCACCAGCTAGGTTTTTGACGTTGTCTAACTTTACCCATGGGCCTTTTCTGGAGCCTAATGATATAAATTATCCCTCCCATTAGACACTGCAAAcaaaatctacacacacaccagaatacACACCAAGCCTTAAGCATGGGATTCAAGGAGCATTCAAGGTGACAATGTGACGAATTCATGGTCAAACCTATAGGGGATCTTtgcaaaatattacatatattacattgcAAAGATTcctgaaataattaaattataaagaATCTATTGTGTTCCATTTTGTGAAAAACTCACTGTgcccataaataaatatttctctCATAAATGGGTGGCTCTTTTTAGCTACTTCTTCATTATTGCCATTTTACTAGCTACTCTCATTACTTTAAAAAGATATTTAGGTCCAAATTTCCATTGTGGCAGAAAAAGATAGAAAATACTGAAATCTAAAAAGACATCACAGGTAAAGCTAAGCGATATGGTATAAAATTCACCATACTATAGACAGTTTATATCACAGTATATAATTTcatctgtaaatttaaatgtattggttttgaaagggtaacatgcatccatagcaaaggcactgctgCAGAAAGCTGTATAATAAACTTTCCCAGATACATCAATATATAGCAAaaccgtataccagataaaaaaaatatctgggCAGTTCTATATATAAGATTTTTGGATTTTCTGTATTTAGATATtcagtttacataaaaaaatattgtcagaaaatatttaaataacactatgcttcttcatatttaatcatgcagtccctccaggattcaaatattttattttgtgatttttacaatcaaaataaattttttagTTGTGGACTTTTTTTAGGCCtcgcacagggcaccaaacaggcttgtttacatttacatttacagcatttaccagacgcccttacccagagcgacttacaatcagtagggttacagggacagtccccctggagcagcttagggttaagtgtcttgctcagagacacaataataataagtgggatttgaacctgggtcttctggttcataggcgagtgtgttacccgctaggctactacttgtTATTTACATGCAAGCGAAACACAGAAGTGCATTGACGGGCAGATTACTTACAGgttgtttcatttaatttattgggATTGAAgtattttaaagacatttaaactcTGGAACTAGTCATTTAGTCATAATATTTAAGGCCTTGATTTTGTAAAATTGAATTTATAATCAAAATTCATATCGCATACCGTTTATCCTGCACAGGACTAATCACAGGTCATACAAACAGCATATCTCAGAGTGTACAACTGTAGCCTGGTTACTCAACAAATTATAATAGAACAGGTTCACtgctgaatacatttacatttacataatttatctgacgcccttatccagagcgacttacaatcagtagttacagggacagtctcccctggagcaacttaaggttaagtgtcttgctcagggacacaatggtagtaagtgggatttgaacctgggtcttctggttcataggccaggttcatactaccaccctttttttcCTTAGATGGcgaaaataaaacaatagatgGACTCAAGTGCATATgttatgtattcatttttgcTCAAGTTTGCAGTTCGATTCACAGATCTATGATTCGGCATTTACCCAGTAGACCCCACTTCCTCAATCCGCCGGCTCACGGGCCTGCACATCTGATCAGATAACAGCTCTACATGTGAGAGAACACAGAACAGATGCTGAAAGGCAGGTGTGTCTCCTAACCCCTGTTATGTTCTACAGCATTAAAGCGAAAGGAACAAATCTCGGCAGTGTTTTGAAAAAGGACAAGGGGTCGGGTTTGGACCTTTGAAGTGTCTGATCAAAGCAGCAAGCAACAGTTCTCACCAAGGTCCTCTGGAGCCCTGGTGATCTGAAATACGGGTGTTAAGACTAAGACTGGTTGTGTCTTTCATCTGATGCAATCTCAATTCAACAGCATTGCCTCTAGCAGGAGCAGAAGGGAGTAGATGATTCGACAGACAGGAAATAGGGAGTGTGGGAAATGAGGAGAGGGGGTCTATGTTACTTTCCACACCATGACTGTTGCTGTTCTCCAAAAAACTCCAGACTCTGCCTTTTTATATATGAAAGAGTTTGGGAATTGGACACGTGGGTAAAATGCCCTTGGGGCTCTCACCTCTGTCTGTCGTGGCATGGCTCAGGTTGGTGACAATGACTTTGTTCATGTAGATGTACTCTTCATCTCCACCTGCAAAACAGTAGAAAACCAAAAAGACATTAGGAACTCAGTAGAACCTGAGACCTGCTCAGCACTCGGCCAGAGGTCCTTACAACTATCAATAATGCTCACATAAAAAGTTTGAGTTCTGTGACTATGGAAGAATGGAATCATTGTTTACATTCATGAATTAATAATCCTTTCTCCTTGCTGGCCCACATCATGTTTGCTTCAAACTcaaattttacataattttttacaaattttacatgacagcagcatacatatgcagtgaaatgctttagcgactgctacagaccacagtattgcaaattttgcaagtatacaattaaccaatatgcaaatattgcaaacataatattacacttttacgtctttaacataaaacataaaatatgtgtaacaggtaggaaattgtgcaagagtaaaaagtttgtgcaaggattctggggggattgagtccagaagtgactgaaattgaaagtgttggagtgtattagagttcagTGAAGTGTTCTGCCAGTTGTTGTTGGTCATGTGGTGTGATGAGAATGAATTTCCAATCTTAAACTACTTTTTCAAATTGGAACCAAAACCAGTTCTGAATTGAACTGCACGTATGAACAAGGCCTGTATATGACTCCACAAAATTCGAATTAAGATACAACAAGTCATCTGATTCTCCTCCCTTACTAgccttcttttcttcttttattattcAAGACCCTTCTCCACTTCTCTACCAAAAAGTTGTGCCTAGAGGCCCACTCCCATTGTTCTTCACTGGTTCTAAACTCCCTAGATCTCTCTTTCTACCTCTCTTTCCTCATTATCTCTCCATGCTTTCTTCTTCAGGCTTCCCTGCAGATGTGCGGTTTTCAGTTCTGACTGCGACATTCTCACTCTCCCTTCTCTAGAGTTCCACTCCCAGGCCTGCAGATGAAAGACACTGCAAGATCAGAAATTGAGAGGGATCCTGTCACAATAGAGCCCTCCGGATTAATTACAACAACAGGGCAGAACACTGCATTTCGGGCTCCGCCCATCAGGCATACTGGCAAAAACCAACGCTGCCAACACTGCAACGGCACACCTCCCCTTTCAGGTAGAGGCAGAGGGTGTCCGATGGGCCCGGGCGGGGTCTTTGATATGGAAGCACTGGAGGGAGGGCTGGGCTCCACTGCTGCACTGAAAACAGATTGGGGTTTAGAGGATGGAAATGAGGAATATTTATAAACTGCCCCTCTCAGGAAGTGAGTGTCCCTGGAGGATAAAAACAGGCCTGGAAAATGACATAGTCCGGAGCCAGAGGAGGAAGCCGAGAGAGCGTTAGACCAGACCGTGGAAACCCACAGCAAGGAAAGTGAGAAAAGGGACCAATATAGACTGATCTCTGTGGAGCGGGGCTTAAAGGAAGGGGTTAAAAGAAGATGGCTGTCTGACAAACGAGATGATGTTGAGTGTGAAGCACAGGTCAAGCCACTGACCTTTCTGAGAAACCCATAAGGTATTTGTGTACGCATGCACAAACACTCACTCTTGCGTCAGGAACACACGCATGCACCCCGCGGGCAGAAACACAGAAGCACTGCCAGCAGCATGAGGGTGCCAGGGCTGCCATGTTTTGTGTTTAGTTGGcaaacagtgacacacacacacgcacacacacacacatacacacaaatcagtCACAGCTGGTGAGTGCTTCTGTGCTTGTTACTGCTGTAATATGTGATAATTCAATGGACAGTTTgactgtgacctttgacccctgtgTCATTTCCTTCAGAGTGATTGTTTTGTAAAATGATTTGCAGGTAATGTTTACAGCAGAGGGCGTGTTACCTGTAAAGAGGTTTGTGTTGCAATAGAGATCAGTGGgtgaggtgtgtgtctgtgtgtatactTTTGGCTCTGAATAATAAGTGCATCAGGTTGGTTTTTTGTGAGTACCAGTGCGCTGTAGGAGTGCaggtcagagtgtgtgtgtgtctttgtgtgcgagcgtgtgtgtgtgtgtaccgttGGCTCTGAATGAGTGCATCAGGTTGGTATTTTGTGTACAATTGGTTCTGCAGGAGAGCAGCaggtcagagtgtgtgtgtgtgtgtgtgtgtgtgtgtgtgtgtgtgtgtgtgtgtttaccgtTGGCTCTGAATAAGTGCATCAGGTTGGCATTTTGTGTACCATTCATTCTGTAGGAGAGCAACAGGtcagagtgtgcgtgtgtgtgtgtgtgtgtgtaccattaGCTCTGTAGGAGTGCAGCAGGTCAGTGATGACATCTTTCTGCACTGTTGCATTCCCACTCAGCTTCTCAGCATCTAACAACTTCAGGAATCTCTGCAATTCCTCCAACAACCGCTCCAgcactaagaaaaaaaaacatacacacaaaggtATCACATTAGAACCTCATTAGACTCATGACTGCATTATTAAGGTCTGTTGGACATCACCTCAGCACTTCAGAAATGAACTTAACCCAGTAAAAAATCCTGTGAAGTGAGATGTCTGGATGCTTGATGCTTTTTGCCATATTGAAGAACCAAGTTGGGCCAAATActgccctccctccctcataAAGGCACACAAATCAGCTCAAATAATATTCTTCAGTCATTAGTGCTTTTGTTCTGTAAAATAGTGGATTTAACTATTgccgtgtatgtgtgtgtttgggtgtgtgttgaGAAGGTCAGGTCGGGCCAGGCAGTGTGAGGGAGTTCGGGGATAAGGGGGTGGGGTCAGGGTGAATGGGTGCGCTTTGTCTCTCTGCCCAGTAGGCTCTGCCCACTCGGCTCCTCCAGGAGTCAAAGATGAGACCCTCCCGCCCTCCACCGCCTGCCTGATGATCATGTAGGAGCTCtttgtgttcacacacacacacacacacacacacacacacacactccttcacaAGATGAAAGAGCGTAAGAGGTACAATATTCTGGAGACACTGCGAAAGTGGAGGAGAGAGATGAAGGGCGACTGAGGGGGCGTCTCGGTGGGAATCACATGAGTGGGCGTGGCACATCCAACATTCACCACTGTACAGCATATCAACCATGAGCGTTTTAGGCAACtattttttttcaaggtcaatTCAA
Above is a genomic segment from Denticeps clupeoides chromosome 8, fDenClu1.1, whole genome shotgun sequence containing:
- the LOC114795666 gene encoding kelch repeat and BTB domain-containing protein 13, translating into MEKHSGSPGLEDSGVGDSGQAAGLLKVRVEDSTFVVERSLLARSCEYFRALFRSGMRESQQDELHLRGGLRPRGFLVALAAAQGERPVILDPEELLEAAECAAFLQVEALASHLADILDTDNCLLLYHAAAIFGLWGLYHSAAAFLRDSYRDLRDVAEQTLPEDMLQYVQSLSSASFVALGTHTPSMKILQDSFRNVCYLDEEEKAWRHLTDLPIDASTSMAGVAVMDNRLYVIGGVRGVSKVAVDRSFCFDPVLGEWSEFDGPQQPRYNYTLVGHEGRLYAVGGEYEKQVMSSVEAFDVSKAEWAFVKHTPRPVASPASAVCRRRMFLCFWKPPETTDIYEYEADNDDWTLATKLVRSQSYGHCMVAHRDNLYVMRNGPCDDFLRCLMDCYNITTRQWTALPGHYINSKGALFTAVVRGDSAFTVNRAVTLEFQICRERWKPRKEMTGFPKSGSLWTCLLRLPGRLKNEDRNGQENDQEAAGEGVVNDQPS